A genomic stretch from Candidatus Methanomassiliicoccus intestinalis Issoire-Mx1 includes:
- the cyaB gene encoding class IV adenylate cyclase — MYWKLALTSYSIFIHMLEIEIKSACDDPEGVEKILEDLGARFKDTLFQKDIYFAHPARNFVETDEALRLRNENGSFTLHYKGPKLDKDTKTREELGVPISEPEILIKILNNLGFTQAAIVEKNRKTYDLEGIEVAIDNVTNLGNFVELEIQDEDLEEAKARLFELMNKLKLRKTIRSSYLELLEKGFRSN; from the coding sequence ATGTATTGGAAACTTGCATTAACTTCCTATTCTATCTTCATCCACATGTTGGAGATTGAAATAAAATCAGCCTGCGATGATCCAGAAGGCGTAGAGAAAATTTTAGAGGATCTAGGCGCTAGATTCAAAGATACGCTTTTTCAGAAAGATATTTACTTTGCACATCCTGCCAGAAACTTTGTGGAAACAGATGAAGCCTTGAGGCTCAGGAATGAAAACGGTTCATTCACTCTTCATTACAAAGGTCCTAAGCTGGATAAAGATACCAAAACCAGGGAAGAATTGGGGGTTCCAATTTCAGAACCGGAAATTCTCATTAAAATTCTAAACAATCTTGGATTCACACAAGCTGCCATAGTTGAGAAAAATAGAAAAACATACGATTTAGAGGGTATAGAAGTTGCAATAGATAATGTAACAAATTTAGGCAATTTTGTAGAATTGGAAATCCAGGACGAAGATCTTGAAGAAGCAAAAGCTAGATTGTTTGAATTGATGAATAAACTAAAATTAAGAAAAACAATTAGGAGTTCGTATCTGGAACTCCTTGAAAAAGGATTCAGATCGAACTAA
- a CDS encoding anaerobic ribonucleoside-triphosphate reductase activating protein, whose protein sequence is MKIIGFIETSLLDWDGHIVASIYLPGCNFRCPYCHNKNVVLNPDSFDEVPLEHIESYISENKDFLDGIVVSGGEPTMHEDLPDLLKKIKRTGLKVKLDTNGTNPDMLESLISENLVDYIAMDVKAPLNQKYSDIAGVEVKLDNIKRSIDLIEASGIDYEFRTTIVPILLSEDDVLSIISELAGSKKYALQQFRPDYTLDPALSELKPYQSEIIMNLADSAQKTIKTVTIRGDV, encoded by the coding sequence ATGAAAATCATTGGATTCATTGAGACGTCTTTATTGGACTGGGACGGCCATATCGTAGCCTCGATATATCTGCCGGGATGTAATTTTCGCTGTCCGTACTGCCACAATAAGAATGTTGTTTTAAATCCAGACTCGTTTGATGAGGTCCCGCTGGAGCATATTGAATCCTATATTTCTGAGAACAAAGACTTTCTCGATGGCATTGTAGTCAGCGGAGGAGAGCCTACAATGCATGAAGACCTGCCGGATCTTTTGAAAAAAATAAAGAGAACCGGCTTGAAGGTTAAACTCGATACGAACGGAACAAATCCAGATATGCTTGAGAGTTTGATATCAGAAAATCTAGTAGATTATATTGCAATGGATGTCAAAGCGCCTCTTAACCAAAAATATTCAGATATCGCTGGTGTGGAGGTTAAATTAGACAACATAAAACGTTCCATTGATCTCATTGAAGCATCCGGTATTGACTATGAATTCCGTACTACGATCGTTCCCATACTTTTGTCTGAAGATGATGTTCTCTCAATAATATCAGAATTAGCCGGCTCAAAGAAATATGCGCTGCAGCAATTTAGACCGGATTATACTTTGGATCCTGCACTTTCTGAACTGAAGCCTTATCAATCTGAGATTATCATGAATCTTGCAGATTCTGCACAGAAAACTATCAAGACTGTTACAATAAGAGGAGATGTATAG
- a CDS encoding M20 family metallopeptidase — MRDDLVKTLQELILIESDLHSNLLNVVQYVADRLSSAGMDVSILNSDTFPVLTASYGKGGILLSGHLDTVPIGSGWSRDQAAVDGNRVYGRGSADMKGGCAVIIECAEYLVSKKIPVSICFTTDEEEQMYGAALLADSELVKNAPAIIICEPTSVKLVHTEKGFFRFNIVTNGTSAHASQPWLGRDAILKMHYCIDRLLDLVEASSQKKTGMSMCITTIHGGDKNNVVTDICTVVMDVRYQPPTTHHDVQDLIVNRLRGESYELTSELILDAFESDLSDPLAEELIKFLNSDVVDMPYVTEAPYFANVNPHVFICGPGDAQLAHVVDEFVEIEELEAAYNMLIHAAEFTSRQTKDKK, encoded by the coding sequence TTGAGGGATGACTTAGTAAAAACGCTTCAAGAACTCATATTGATTGAGAGCGACCTTCATTCGAACCTGCTGAATGTTGTTCAGTATGTTGCAGACAGGCTGTCTTCAGCCGGGATGGATGTTTCAATCCTGAATTCGGATACATTTCCAGTTCTGACAGCTTCATACGGTAAAGGCGGTATATTACTCTCAGGACATCTCGATACAGTTCCTATTGGATCCGGATGGAGTAGGGATCAAGCTGCAGTAGACGGCAATAGAGTTTACGGCCGTGGATCTGCAGACATGAAAGGAGGATGTGCAGTTATAATCGAATGTGCTGAGTACTTAGTCTCTAAAAAAATTCCAGTTTCAATCTGTTTTACAACTGATGAAGAAGAGCAGATGTACGGTGCGGCACTGCTGGCAGACTCAGAGCTGGTGAAAAACGCTCCTGCGATTATCATATGCGAGCCTACTTCTGTTAAGCTGGTTCATACCGAAAAAGGATTTTTCAGATTCAATATTGTAACCAATGGTACATCTGCGCATGCATCCCAGCCGTGGCTGGGCAGAGATGCCATATTGAAAATGCATTACTGCATAGACAGATTGCTCGATTTAGTAGAAGCGTCATCTCAAAAAAAGACAGGCATGTCGATGTGCATTACCACTATACATGGAGGAGACAAAAACAATGTCGTCACTGACATATGCACAGTGGTGATGGATGTAAGATATCAGCCTCCTACAACACATCACGATGTTCAGGACCTGATAGTCAACAGGCTGCGCGGAGAGTCATACGAACTGACAAGCGAGCTGATTCTGGATGCTTTTGAATCGGATCTGAGTGATCCTCTTGCTGAAGAACTTATCAAATTTCTTAATTCAGATGTCGTAGATATGCCGTATGTCACCGAAGCACCATACTTTGCAAATGTAAATCCGCATGTCTTTATCTGCGGGCCAGGAGACGCACAGCTAGCTCATGTAGTGGATGAATTTGTAGAAATAGAAGAACTTGAAGCAGCATACAACATGCTCATACACGCTGCAGAATTCACATCAAGACAAACAAAAGATAAAAAATAA